The following proteins are co-located in the Komagataeibacter sp. FNDCF1 genome:
- a CDS encoding ketosteroid isomerase-related protein, translating into MSVAATRALIQSYYDAFNANDHEAFIALLSDDVAHDINQGGRETGKDAFRVFLKKMDAHYREAIKDIVVMVNEDGSRASAEFMVHGKYLSTDEGLPAAAGQTYILPAGAFFTIKDNKVARISNYYNLTDWIDQVSK; encoded by the coding sequence ATGTCCGTTGCGGCAACACGCGCACTGATACAGTCCTACTACGATGCCTTCAATGCCAATGACCATGAAGCCTTCATTGCGCTGCTGAGCGATGATGTCGCGCATGACATCAACCAGGGCGGCCGTGAAACCGGCAAGGACGCCTTTCGCGTATTCCTGAAGAAAATGGATGCCCATTACAGGGAAGCCATCAAGGACATTGTCGTCATGGTGAACGAGGATGGCAGCCGGGCCTCTGCCGAGTTCATGGTCCATGGCAAATACCTGAGCACCGATGAAGGCCTGCCCGCTGCGGCGGGACAGACCTACATCCTGCCTGCCGGCGCGTTCTTCACCATCAAGGACAACAAGGTTGCCCGCATTTCCAATTACTACAACCTGACTGACTGGATAGACCAGGTTTCGAAATAA
- a CDS encoding YidH family protein, producing MIPRYTDHAANERTFLAWVRTALAVMAFGFLVEKFDLFLQIASATLTSRRFSTGGHVLGNTVGLVLVVLGGTMMLVSTLRYRQTRTAIDAKDIQSGHARGGELLMIGILMFLGIILFSYLSYTVLHT from the coding sequence ATGATACCCCGCTATACAGATCATGCGGCGAATGAACGGACATTTCTCGCATGGGTCCGCACGGCACTGGCGGTCATGGCCTTTGGCTTTCTGGTGGAAAAATTCGATCTTTTCCTCCAGATCGCTTCCGCTACCCTGACCTCGCGCCGCTTCTCCACCGGCGGGCATGTTCTGGGTAACACGGTGGGACTGGTCCTTGTTGTGCTGGGCGGCACCATGATGCTGGTCTCCACGTTGCGTTACCGTCAGACCCGCACGGCAATCGACGCCAAGGACATACAGAGCGGCCATGCCCGTGGTGGTGAACTGCTCATGATAGGAATACTTATGTTCCTTGGAATAATACTGTTCTCCTATCTGAGTTATACCGTATTGCATACCTGA
- a CDS encoding 23S rRNA (adenine(2030)-N(6))-methyltransferase RlmJ encodes MNYRHSYHAGNFADVMKHALLVALIDALGRKPSPLAVLDTHAGIGLYDLSGQEAQATGEWRDGIGRLLDLPSDPAMPPALRQWLDMVRAVIGAHDGRLFYPGSPTVVARMLRPGDTLTCCELHPDDQKSLRRLFRHDSNVSVHGRDGYEAITALLPPRQAKRGLVLMDPPFEHRDEFARLAQAIITARRRFATGIVAAWYPIKHRAPTRAFLNSLRDAGQRNLLALELTLRPPLDPARLNGSGLLVANPPFRFDHTARAILDSLCPVLGDEGAQASVEWVVPE; translated from the coding sequence GTGAACTACAGGCACAGCTATCACGCGGGCAATTTTGCCGATGTCATGAAACACGCCCTGCTTGTGGCGCTGATCGACGCGCTGGGGCGTAAGCCGTCCCCCCTTGCGGTGCTGGACACGCATGCGGGTATCGGCCTGTATGATCTCTCGGGGCAAGAAGCCCAGGCAACCGGGGAATGGCGCGACGGCATCGGCCGCCTGCTGGACCTGCCATCCGATCCGGCAATGCCCCCCGCCCTGCGGCAATGGCTGGATATGGTCAGGGCCGTGATCGGGGCGCATGACGGCAGGCTGTTCTATCCCGGCTCCCCCACCGTCGTCGCCCGCATGCTTCGCCCCGGCGATACGCTGACCTGCTGTGAACTCCACCCCGACGACCAGAAAAGCCTGCGCCGCCTGTTCCGGCACGACAGCAACGTGTCCGTGCACGGCCGGGACGGCTATGAAGCCATTACGGCCCTGCTGCCGCCCCGGCAGGCGAAACGCGGGCTGGTACTCATGGACCCGCCCTTTGAACACAGGGATGAGTTTGCCCGTCTGGCGCAGGCCATCATCACGGCCAGACGGCGCTTTGCCACCGGCATTGTCGCCGCCTGGTACCCCATCAAGCACCGGGCGCCGACGCGCGCTTTCCTCAACAGCCTCAGGGATGCGGGCCAGCGCAACCTGCTTGCCCTTGAACTGACACTGCGCCCACCACTTGACCCCGCACGGCTTAATGGCAGCGGCCTGCTGGTCGCCAACCCGCCTTTCCGGTTCGATCACACCGCGCGCGCCATTCTGGACAGCCTGTGCCCTGTTCTGGGCGATGAGGGCGCTCAGGCCAGCGTGGAATGGGTCGTGCCAGAATAA
- a CDS encoding ribokinase, translating to MSTPSAHIAVIGSTNIDFVMHVTRFARPGETMHVLSSATGLGGKGANQAMAVARLGRAVALAGWTGRDMLATMARTTLEDAGVDTRWLLEDAATGTGRAFITINHAGENQILVDGGANMAHTHTSCPRILPALTGAGLVMMQMEMDPDLMLAVARHARAHAIPVMLDPAPVPAHGLPDALWALADILTPNEHETAALTGVMPVDETTALAAARILHGRGVGTAIIKLGHRGVVYSAPGAQGFVPPFRVHAIDTVAAGDCFNAGLATALVGGATPGQAVRLAAACGALATTRAGAAQAAPTMPEVKALLAQQPEA from the coding sequence ATGTCAACGCCAAGCGCCCATATTGCCGTCATTGGCAGCACGAATATCGATTTTGTCATGCATGTTACCCGTTTCGCCCGGCCGGGGGAGACGATGCATGTGCTGTCCTCGGCCACCGGGCTGGGGGGCAAGGGCGCCAACCAGGCCATGGCAGTGGCCAGGCTGGGGCGGGCCGTGGCCCTGGCGGGCTGGACCGGGCGTGACATGCTGGCCACCATGGCACGCACGACGCTGGAGGATGCCGGGGTCGATACACGCTGGCTGCTGGAAGATGCCGCCACGGGCACCGGGCGGGCCTTCATCACCATCAACCATGCGGGCGAGAACCAGATCCTGGTGGATGGCGGTGCGAACATGGCGCATACCCACACATCCTGCCCCCGGATCCTGCCTGCCCTGACAGGCGCCGGACTGGTCATGATGCAGATGGAAATGGACCCCGACCTCATGCTGGCCGTGGCGCGCCACGCGCGGGCGCATGCCATACCGGTCATGCTGGATCCGGCCCCCGTCCCCGCGCATGGCCTGCCGGACGCACTCTGGGCGCTGGCCGATATCCTGACCCCCAACGAACACGAAACCGCTGCCCTGACCGGCGTCATGCCCGTGGATGAAACAACGGCCCTTGCCGCCGCGCGCATCCTGCACGGACGCGGCGTAGGCACCGCTATCATCAAGCTGGGGCACAGGGGTGTGGTCTATTCCGCGCCCGGCGCGCAGGGGTTCGTGCCACCCTTCCGGGTTCATGCCATTGATACGGTGGCGGCAGGTGACTGCTTCAACGCGGGGCTGGCCACGGCACTGGTGGGGGGCGCCACGCCGGGTCAGGCCGTGCGCCTTGCCGCCGCATGCGGCGCGCTGGCCACGACGCGCGCGGGCGCGGCGCAGGCCGCCCCCACGATGCCGGAGGTGAAGGCCCTGCTGGCGCAGCAGCCAGAAGCATGA
- a CDS encoding carbohydrate porin: MTAHAQVPRTQIADGRARLGNSTPLIQQIDPATVRESQRAQADAQEKTAGEDRPDTSGNLLGDMGGARPWLYRHGISFDIQEVDELWGNATGGTPSTNGDGQGSGTGPAYDGVTMPTLTVDLEKLFGLKGGLFNVSALQTRGRSISQDHLNNFNPVSGFEADRSTRLFELWYQQSFLGGKLDVKIGQQDLDTEFLISDYGALYLNANFGWPMAPSVNLYGGGPSWPLSSPAVRIRYRPSEKFTFMFAAADDNPPGNRSNSFGIQGGNPVDPTNQTTNDGSGTRFNMGTGALLITELQYALNPQPDDMSNVTKNPGLPGVYKLGGYYDTAKFPDYRYNTQGQSLGASGGTPRWDRGNWMVYGIIDQMVWRPSLTSARSLGVFARATGNSGDRNMISFAIDAGVNLKAPFRGRDNDTIGLGWGIGRASSGQRAYDRTSGSLVQGNENHLELTYQAQVTPWMVMQPDFQYVWHPAGGGSDPSYPWCRTGNEAVFGLHASVNF; encoded by the coding sequence ATGACTGCCCACGCGCAGGTCCCCCGCACCCAGATTGCCGACGGGCGCGCCCGCCTGGGCAATTCCACACCGCTGATCCAGCAGATCGACCCGGCAACGGTGCGTGAGTCCCAGCGCGCGCAGGCCGATGCGCAGGAGAAGACCGCCGGTGAGGACAGGCCGGACACCAGCGGCAACCTGCTGGGTGACATGGGTGGGGCCCGGCCGTGGCTGTACAGGCACGGCATCAGCTTCGACATTCAGGAAGTGGATGAACTGTGGGGCAACGCCACCGGCGGCACCCCCAGCACCAATGGCGATGGACAGGGATCAGGCACCGGCCCCGCCTATGATGGCGTGACAATGCCGACACTGACCGTCGATCTCGAAAAGCTCTTCGGCCTGAAGGGCGGGCTGTTCAATGTCAGCGCGCTGCAGACGCGCGGGCGCTCCATCTCGCAGGATCACCTGAACAACTTCAACCCCGTAAGCGGGTTCGAGGCCGACCGCTCCACCCGCCTGTTCGAACTGTGGTACCAGCAGTCCTTCCTCGGGGGGAAACTGGACGTGAAGATCGGCCAGCAGGACCTTGATACCGAATTCCTGATCAGCGATTACGGGGCGCTCTACCTCAATGCCAATTTCGGCTGGCCCATGGCGCCATCGGTCAACCTGTATGGGGGCGGCCCGTCCTGGCCGCTGTCCTCGCCCGCCGTGCGCATCCGCTACCGCCCGAGCGAGAAATTCACCTTCATGTTCGCCGCCGCCGATGACAACCCGCCGGGCAACCGCTCCAACTCCTTTGGCATCCAGGGCGGCAACCCGGTCGATCCCACCAACCAGACCACCAATGATGGCAGCGGCACCCGGTTCAACATGGGCACCGGCGCGCTGCTGATCACCGAACTGCAATACGCGCTCAACCCCCAGCCCGATGACATGTCCAACGTCACAAAAAATCCCGGCCTGCCGGGCGTGTACAAGCTGGGTGGCTATTACGACACTGCAAAATTTCCCGATTACCGCTACAACACCCAGGGCCAGTCGCTCGGCGCCAGTGGCGGCACCCCGCGCTGGGACCGGGGCAACTGGATGGTCTACGGCATCATCGACCAGATGGTCTGGCGTCCCTCGCTTACCTCCGCCCGCTCGCTAGGCGTGTTCGCGCGCGCCACCGGCAACAGCGGCGACCGCAACATGATCAGCTTCGCCATTGACGCGGGCGTGAACCTGAAGGCCCCGTTCCGCGGTCGCGACAACGACACCATCGGCCTGGGCTGGGGCATCGGCCGCGCCAGTTCGGGCCAGCGCGCATACGACCGCACCAGCGGGTCACTGGTGCAGGGCAACGAGAACCATCTGGAACTGACCTATCAGGCACAGGTCACGCCATGGATGGTGATGCAGCCTGACTTCCAGTACGTCTGGCATCCCGCCGGCGGGGGCAGCGACCCGTCATATCCCTGGTGCCGCACGGGGAACGAGGCGGTATTCGGACTGCATGCCAGCGTAAATTTCTGA
- a CDS encoding peptide deformylase encodes MAILPLIRFPHACLQQVADPVDATSARTAQLARDLLETMHAAPGIGITACHVGIPLRLVVIDLPDGPGPRIYANPDIIWHNTETATAEEGSVSMPGIHAPVTRPARVRVRHTGLDGIMMEEEAGGLLAVCLQHEIDQINGIFWTRRLSPLRRDRAMKRYSRQARLNGAG; translated from the coding sequence ATGGCCATCCTGCCGCTCATCCGCTTCCCGCATGCCTGCCTGCAGCAGGTGGCCGATCCTGTTGACGCCACCAGCGCACGGACCGCGCAACTGGCGCGTGACCTGCTGGAGACCATGCATGCCGCACCGGGCATAGGCATCACGGCATGTCACGTCGGCATTCCGCTGCGGCTGGTGGTGATTGACCTGCCCGATGGCCCCGGCCCGCGCATCTACGCCAACCCCGACATCATCTGGCACAATACCGAAACCGCCACGGCGGAAGAAGGCAGCGTGTCCATGCCCGGCATCCATGCTCCCGTCACCCGCCCCGCACGCGTGCGGGTGCGCCATACCGGGCTGGATGGCATCATGATGGAAGAGGAAGCCGGGGGGCTGCTGGCGGTCTGCCTGCAGCACGAAATTGACCAGATCAACGGCATTTTCTGGACGCGCCGCCTCTCCCCCCTGCGGCGCGACCGGGCAATGAAGCGCTACAGCCGACAGGCGCGCCTGAACGGGGCTGGCTAG
- a CDS encoding response regulator, which produces MNPQVDRPLRILVAEDDAALSVMLSYNLEAAGHAVMPVDNGLDALREVTEWKPDLVLLDWMMPGLSGVDLCRRLRMATATRYLPVIMLTARGEEHDSIHALDTGADDYLVKPCGMDVLHARVRAVMRRCAGRGAADQHADVLGFADITVDHGGRRVTRGGSTIALGPTEYRILLHLLRNPRRVFSRAEILAAAWDDRIHVEERTVDVHIRRLRLALNANGGADLIRTVRSSGYMLDDGRVD; this is translated from the coding sequence GTGAACCCGCAGGTTGACCGGCCGCTGCGCATTCTTGTGGCCGAGGATGATGCCGCCCTGTCCGTCATGCTGTCCTACAACCTTGAAGCGGCGGGGCATGCCGTCATGCCGGTGGACAACGGCCTGGACGCCCTGCGGGAGGTAACGGAGTGGAAGCCCGATCTGGTGCTGCTGGACTGGATGATGCCGGGCCTGTCCGGGGTGGATCTGTGCCGCAGGCTGCGCATGGCCACGGCCACGCGTTACCTGCCGGTCATCATGCTGACCGCGCGGGGGGAGGAGCATGATTCCATCCATGCGCTCGATACCGGGGCGGATGACTATCTGGTCAAGCCATGCGGGATGGATGTGTTGCATGCGCGCGTGCGTGCCGTCATGCGGCGGTGCGCCGGACGTGGGGCGGCGGACCAGCATGCCGATGTGCTCGGCTTTGCCGACATAACGGTGGACCATGGTGGCCGCCGGGTCACGCGGGGCGGGAGTACCATCGCCCTTGGCCCCACCGAATACCGGATCCTGCTGCACCTGCTGCGCAACCCGCGCCGGGTGTTCTCACGCGCGGAAATCCTGGCCGCCGCGTGGGATGACCGCATCCATGTGGAGGAACGCACGGTGGATGTACACATCCGCAGGCTGCGTCTCGCCCTGAATGCCAATGGAGGGGCGGACCTGATCCGTACCGTACGCTCCAGCGGCTACATGCTTGATGATGGCAGGGTGGACTAG
- the phoU gene encoding phosphate signaling complex protein PhoU, with protein sequence MGQESAHIVSSYEQELEQLRSMMARMGGLVERQTSQAVAAIADMDENAAGIASDLDPQVDTLERDVEAMVIRILALRSPVAEDLREVVSALKITGDMERIGDCAASIARRSLRVELVNSRVSLSGLRGMGRLVQDNLRRAIDALSQRNAGLAREVWQSDTAVDELYNAMFRELVTYMMEDPRNIGACTHLLFIAKNLERIGDHATNIAERVYYTATGEILPVVRPRGSFSGQGSQVP encoded by the coding sequence GTGGGACAGGAATCGGCACATATCGTAAGCAGTTACGAACAGGAACTCGAGCAGTTGCGCTCCATGATGGCACGCATGGGCGGGCTGGTGGAACGGCAGACCTCGCAGGCTGTCGCCGCCATTGCCGACATGGATGAAAATGCCGCAGGCATCGCCTCCGACCTCGACCCCCAGGTCGACACGCTGGAGCGCGACGTGGAGGCCATGGTCATCCGCATCCTCGCCCTGCGCTCACCCGTGGCGGAAGATCTGCGCGAGGTTGTCTCCGCACTCAAGATCACGGGGGACATGGAACGCATCGGGGACTGCGCGGCTTCCATCGCCCGGCGTTCGCTGCGCGTGGAACTGGTGAACTCGCGCGTCTCTCTCAGTGGCCTGCGTGGCATGGGGCGGCTGGTGCAGGACAACCTGCGCCGTGCGATCGATGCACTCAGCCAGCGCAATGCCGGCCTTGCGCGTGAAGTCTGGCAGTCCGACACGGCGGTGGATGAACTCTACAACGCCATGTTCCGTGAACTGGTTACCTACATGATGGAAGACCCGCGCAACATCGGCGCCTGCACCCACCTGCTGTTCATTGCCAAGAACCTTGAGCGTATCGGCGATCACGCCACCAATATTGCCGAGCGCGTGTACTACACGGCAACCGGCGAGATCCTGCCGGTGGTTCGCCCGCGCGGCAGCTTTTCGGGGCAGGGGAGCCAGGTGCCGTGA
- a CDS encoding TonB-dependent receptor produces the protein MPHAPYCPDAPPVCPLSYRLALGVALGALMGMGSGPARAAAASGTSAPVPSTHPRQGVTAPQPGVETLTVTSQHVVGTQPGGGLIREEDAPKSVSTIGTDFMRKQAPSATAFDMVSLLPGANVASSDALGFSPQTNITVRGLGGDSIGYLLEGMPLNDIAYYNGYPGQFADTENYQSVSLAQGSADLDAPVLNAAGGLMDMTFRDPSLRAGGYADVSYGSYNTNRQFLRLETGQIGNTGLRGFVSYSHGYTDNWRGPGHDERQHIDFKFLREWGDGNRVSLIGTWNTMVASYYPTVDKADWQAQGPHGVANNLAATYNPNNAAGGTDYWELYRQPERIAYMAAPARFTLARGLHLKVTPYAQWSYGNAPSGTTMGDAGLCEGSGGCDADAVVRANWTQASYRSGFNTTLDWQLGNHDLVFGYWYDYSDDSEHQPFTAVNAQGHAADIWVDRISRTLLEADGQQVDAGSYHMISQTNALYIGDRMHFLRRRLMVDVGFKEVMLDRHGTTTSAGVQTGAGSNSATPLPRIAIRYAITPHHMVFFNTTTNFRTPDETALFGGVTASGIATQLKNEYSVSEELGYRYNGNLLVGSLTLFNYDFTNREIQTQIGQIESTINGGGQTSRGVDVEIGMKPWHHWAPYVSGEYLHATIDSDIPDGSGLLATRGRTAVESPRLQASAGLSYDDGHFFGMASIHYTGRQYSTFMNDERMPDHTTGNLAIGYRMDDHAFLSHPEFRMNFNNITNQHYLSGVATPTLTAADGPQYYVGGGLAVLFTAATGF, from the coding sequence ATGCCGCATGCCCCCTACTGCCCCGATGCGCCGCCTGTGTGCCCCCTTTCGTACCGGCTGGCGCTGGGCGTGGCCCTTGGTGCCCTGATGGGCATGGGGTCGGGGCCCGCGCGCGCGGCGGCAGCCAGCGGCACGTCCGCGCCCGTTCCCTCCACCCACCCGCGGCAGGGCGTGACCGCCCCGCAGCCAGGGGTGGAAACCCTGACCGTGACCAGCCAGCATGTGGTGGGCACCCAGCCCGGCGGTGGCCTGATCCGGGAGGAAGACGCCCCGAAATCGGTCAGCACCATCGGCACGGACTTCATGCGCAAGCAGGCCCCGAGTGCCACGGCATTCGACATGGTCAGCCTGCTGCCCGGCGCCAATGTCGCCTCATCCGATGCGCTGGGGTTTTCGCCCCAGACCAACATCACCGTGCGCGGGCTGGGGGGGGATTCCATCGGCTACCTGCTTGAGGGCATGCCGCTGAATGATATCGCCTATTACAACGGCTATCCCGGCCAGTTCGCCGATACCGAGAATTACCAGAGCGTCTCGCTCGCCCAGGGGTCGGCCGACCTCGATGCCCCGGTGCTCAACGCGGCGGGGGGGCTGATGGACATGACCTTCCGCGACCCGTCGCTGCGCGCGGGGGGATATGCGGATGTCTCTTACGGGTCATACAACACCAACCGGCAGTTCCTGCGGCTGGAAACCGGGCAGATCGGCAATACGGGCCTGCGTGGCTTCGTATCCTACTCCCACGGCTATACCGATAACTGGCGCGGTCCCGGCCATGACGAGCGCCAGCACATCGACTTCAAGTTCCTGCGCGAATGGGGCGATGGCAACCGGGTCTCGCTGATCGGCACATGGAACACGATGGTGGCCAGCTACTACCCCACGGTGGACAAGGCGGACTGGCAGGCGCAGGGGCCACATGGCGTGGCCAACAACCTGGCCGCCACCTACAACCCGAACAATGCCGCTGGCGGCACCGATTACTGGGAACTGTACCGCCAGCCCGAACGCATTGCCTACATGGCCGCCCCCGCGCGCTTCACGCTGGCGCGCGGCCTGCACCTCAAGGTCACGCCCTACGCGCAGTGGAGCTATGGCAACGCCCCCAGCGGCACGACCATGGGGGATGCCGGGCTGTGTGAGGGTTCGGGGGGCTGTGATGCGGATGCGGTCGTACGCGCCAACTGGACCCAGGCCAGCTACCGCTCTGGCTTCAACACCACGCTGGACTGGCAGCTGGGCAACCATGACCTGGTGTTCGGCTACTGGTACGACTATTCCGATGACAGCGAGCACCAGCCCTTCACCGCCGTGAACGCACAGGGCCATGCAGCGGACATATGGGTGGACCGGATCAGCCGCACCCTGCTTGAAGCCGATGGCCAGCAGGTGGATGCAGGCAGCTACCACATGATATCCCAGACCAATGCGCTCTATATCGGTGACCGGATGCATTTCCTGCGCCGCAGGCTGATGGTTGACGTGGGCTTCAAGGAAGTGATGCTGGACCGCCACGGCACCACCACATCCGCTGGCGTACAGACGGGGGCGGGTAGCAACAGTGCGACCCCCCTGCCCCGCATCGCGATCCGCTACGCGATCACGCCGCACCACATGGTGTTCTTCAACACCACCACCAATTTCCGTACACCTGACGAGACCGCCCTGTTTGGCGGGGTCACGGCCAGCGGCATCGCGACCCAGCTGAAAAACGAGTATTCCGTGTCGGAAGAACTGGGCTACCGCTATAACGGCAACCTGCTGGTCGGCAGCCTGACGCTGTTCAACTACGATTTCACCAACCGCGAGATCCAGACCCAGATCGGCCAGATCGAATCCACCATCAATGGCGGTGGCCAGACATCACGCGGTGTGGATGTGGAAATCGGGATGAAGCCGTGGCACCACTGGGCGCCCTACGTGTCGGGCGAGTACCTGCACGCCACCATCGACAGCGACATCCCCGATGGAAGCGGCCTGCTGGCGACACGGGGCAGGACGGCGGTGGAAAGCCCACGGCTGCAGGCCTCCGCCGGGCTGAGCTATGATGACGGGCACTTCTTCGGCATGGCGTCCATCCATTATACCGGACGGCAGTATTCCACCTTCATGAATGATGAACGCATGCCCGACCATACCACCGGCAATCTGGCCATCGGTTACCGGATGGATGACCATGCCTTTCTCTCGCATCCTGAATTCAGGATGAATTTCAACAATATCACCAACCAGCATTACCTGTCCGGCGTGGCCACCCCCACGCTTACGGCAGCCGACGGGCCGCAATATTACGTGGGCGGCGGACTGGCGGTGCTGTTCACGGCGGCCACCGGGTTCTGA
- a CDS encoding MFS transporter, with amino-acid sequence MMRPPPPVPAPSRIGMREIVAFGAGDMGFNIIWGLMLSYLAYFYTEICLFPPRMVGFMLMAARAASLVTDPAVGLWIDRRPAGRQALPLLRAGIVPFMVLVVLTFVPLPRGWSMVARGVCAGVGYMGLCVAYGVVNTAYGVMTSLITAAPGMRLRLATSRMVGATLGGFAISVMTLPAVDWLGHGDRRAGFAVFMVGVACVTGGLLWLPARFCHERVSTGHDAARLRAPVRTLVTVLLANRDWRRLTGAMLLTMLGSTFLFGALVYDVRYVLGEKDYVAGWLLGMISFMVLAGCCLSLPLAMRLGPGRVMRGGTMAAGVVLLVAYGLPVRLEVTGGLLALFGVCVGLCNPACFTLLAHCLDRDGMEGDVRTVGLAWALNSTASKMAFDIGGSLLAGVLAAFGLVSGGGVQSAQAQAGIHMGFLLVPALLYLLAGGVVLRDCASQNPVAAVNSTASPPPT; translated from the coding sequence ATGATGCGCCCGCCCCCGCCGGTGCCCGCCCCATCCCGGATCGGGATGCGGGAGATCGTGGCATTTGGCGCGGGTGACATGGGGTTCAACATCATCTGGGGGCTGATGCTCAGCTACCTTGCGTATTTCTATACCGAGATCTGCCTGTTTCCCCCGCGGATGGTGGGGTTCATGCTCATGGCCGCGCGCGCGGCCAGTCTGGTGACCGATCCGGCGGTGGGCCTGTGGATCGACCGCAGGCCGGCGGGCCGGCAGGCGCTGCCGCTGCTGCGCGCGGGGATCGTGCCGTTCATGGTGCTGGTTGTGCTGACCTTCGTGCCGTTGCCGCGCGGGTGGTCCATGGTGGCGCGTGGCGTGTGTGCCGGCGTGGGCTACATGGGGCTGTGCGTGGCCTATGGCGTGGTCAATACCGCCTATGGTGTCATGACCAGCCTGATCACCGCGGCACCCGGCATGCGCCTGCGCCTGGCGACCAGCCGCATGGTCGGGGCCACGCTGGGCGGCTTTGCCATCAGTGTCATGACCCTGCCCGCCGTGGACTGGCTGGGCCATGGCGACCGGCGGGCGGGCTTCGCCGTATTCATGGTGGGGGTGGCGTGCGTGACGGGTGGCCTTCTGTGGCTGCCCGCCCGTTTCTGCCATGAACGCGTGTCAACCGGTCACGACGCTGCCCGGCTCCGCGCGCCCGTGCGCACCCTTGTCACGGTCCTTCTGGCCAACCGCGACTGGCGGCGGCTGACCGGGGCCATGCTGCTGACCATGCTGGGCAGCACCTTCCTGTTTGGCGCGCTGGTCTATGACGTGCGCTATGTGCTGGGTGAAAAGGATTATGTGGCGGGCTGGCTGCTGGGCATGATCAGTTTCATGGTGCTGGCGGGCTGCTGCCTGTCGCTGCCGCTGGCGATGCGGCTGGGGCCGGGGCGTGTCATGCGCGGGGGCACCATGGCGGCGGGGGTGGTCCTGCTGGTGGCCTATGGCCTGCCCGTGCGGCTGGAGGTGACGGGCGGCCTGCTGGCGCTGTTTGGCGTGTGTGTGGGACTATGCAATCCCGCCTGCTTCACGCTGCTGGCCCATTGCCTCGACCGCGACGGCATGGAGGGGGACGTGCGTACGGTCGGCCTGGCCTGGGCGCTCAATTCCACCGCATCCAAGATGGCGTTCGATATTGGGGGCAGCCTGCTGGCCGGGGTGCTTGCGGCATTCGGCCTTGTCAGTGGGGGCGGTGTGCAGTCCGCGCAGGCGCAGGCGGGCATCCATATGGGATTCCTGCTGGTACCCGCGCTTCTGTACCTGCTGGCGGGCGGGGTCGTGCTGCGCGACTGCGCCAGTCAGAACCCGGTGGCCGCCGTGAACAGCACCGCCAGTCCGCCGCCCACGTAA
- the panB gene encoding 3-methyl-2-oxobutanoate hydroxymethyltransferase — MGNVEQPRRRTIRDVSKAGVPGVWLTAYTAPMARRLDTHVDVMLVGDSLGMVVYGMPDTLGVGMDMMIAHGAAVVRASRQALVVVDMPFGSYQESPARAFRNAARIMAETGCGAVKLEGGVEMAETVRFLVQRGIPVCGHVGLMPQAVNTAGGFRTQGRDADQARKVHTDAHAIAAAGAFAVVLEGTVEPVSREIATSVPVPVIGIGASPACDGQVLVVDDMLGMFGTATPRFVRRYADMGGLVDDAVARYARDVRNRDFPGPEECFGARRQVMPG, encoded by the coding sequence ATGGGCAATGTGGAACAGCCCCGTCGCCGGACCATACGCGATGTCAGCAAGGCAGGGGTGCCGGGTGTGTGGCTGACGGCCTATACCGCCCCCATGGCCCGCAGGCTCGACACGCATGTGGACGTGATGCTGGTCGGGGATTCGCTGGGCATGGTGGTGTATGGCATGCCCGATACGCTGGGTGTCGGCATGGACATGATGATCGCCCATGGCGCGGCAGTGGTCCGGGCGTCGCGTCAGGCGCTGGTGGTGGTGGACATGCCCTTTGGTTCCTATCAGGAATCGCCCGCCCGCGCGTTCCGCAATGCCGCCCGTATCATGGCGGAAACCGGCTGCGGCGCGGTCAAGCTGGAAGGCGGGGTCGAAATGGCGGAAACCGTCCGCTTCCTTGTCCAGCGTGGCATTCCCGTCTGCGGGCATGTCGGTCTCATGCCGCAGGCGGTCAACACCGCCGGGGGCTTCCGCACGCAGGGGCGTGATGCCGACCAGGCGCGCAAGGTCCATACGGATGCCCACGCCATTGCCGCCGCGGGCGCCTTTGCCGTGGTGCTGGAGGGCACGGTGGAACCCGTATCGCGTGAGATCGCGACCAGCGTGCCGGTGCCCGTCATCGGCATTGGCGCTTCCCCCGCATGTGACGGGCAGGTGCTGGTGGTGGATGACATGCTGGGCATGTTCGGCACCGCGACCCCGCGCTTTGTCCGCCGCTATGCCGACATGGGCGGCCTGGTTGATGATGCGGTGGCCCGCTATGCGCGGGATGTGCGCAACCGTGACTTCCCGGGGCCCGAAGAATGCTTTGGCGCCCGCCGCCAGGTCATGCCGGGATGA